The Verrucomicrobium spinosum DSM 4136 = JCM 18804 genome includes a region encoding these proteins:
- a CDS encoding FAD binding domain-containing protein, translated as MDLHHITAQLSPQSPDEVPTWESGFAWLAGGTWLFSEPQPGLHTLLDMGSFNWPALNVAEETGLEIAATCTIAQLHAFGGSPNIPASWHASRLIQTCCEALQSSFKIWNEATVGGNLCLGLPAGALISLAAALEGTCTVWPRQGPPRSVPALKLVTGVQQTVLHPGELLRSIHLPASALRKQPAFRRFSQTQEGRSSVLLIGTRCPVTADILLTITAATVRPVQLRFATPPSARDLTASLDTAIPASDYFNDPHGTPDHRRHLVHYFAPQIIEELA; from the coding sequence ATGGATCTCCACCACATCACCGCCCAGCTTTCTCCTCAGTCACCGGACGAAGTCCCGACCTGGGAATCCGGGTTCGCTTGGTTGGCTGGAGGCACCTGGCTTTTCTCTGAGCCGCAGCCGGGCCTGCACACCCTGCTGGACATGGGGAGCTTCAATTGGCCGGCTCTCAATGTCGCGGAAGAGACTGGACTTGAAATCGCCGCGACCTGCACGATCGCCCAACTGCATGCCTTCGGCGGCAGCCCCAATATTCCGGCTTCCTGGCACGCCTCCCGTCTCATCCAGACTTGCTGCGAAGCGCTTCAGTCATCTTTCAAGATCTGGAACGAAGCCACCGTGGGGGGCAATCTGTGCCTGGGCCTCCCGGCCGGTGCCCTCATCTCCCTGGCGGCTGCGCTGGAAGGCACTTGCACCGTTTGGCCGCGGCAGGGTCCGCCACGCTCAGTCCCGGCCCTCAAGCTCGTCACAGGAGTGCAGCAGACGGTACTGCACCCCGGGGAACTCCTTCGCAGCATCCATCTCCCCGCATCGGCATTGCGGAAACAACCTGCTTTCCGGCGCTTCTCCCAGACTCAGGAAGGCCGCTCTTCTGTCCTCCTTATCGGCACTCGTTGCCCGGTCACAGCAGACATCCTCCTCACCATCACCGCCGCCACTGTCCGCCCGGTGCAACTGAGGTTTGCCACCCCGCCCAGCGCCAGGGACCTGACCGCAAGCTTGGACACAGCGATTCCTGCCTCAGATTATTTCAACGATCCCCACGGCACCCCGGATCACCGTCGCCATCTGGTTCACTACTTTGCGCCGCAGATCATCGAGGAACTGGCCTGA
- a CDS encoding antibiotic biosynthesis monooxygenase, with protein sequence MNDSHATLICTLSARTGTGINRAVSSWQIRFHTKVIRFEGFMSADLLPPPHASSRDWKLIVRFRTPEQLDQWMHSAERSWLIAEAEELLADGAVFSETLPDKEETSHPGGVTEIIRSQIRPGMEEAYRLWTRRTQEAQARFEGFRGVHIIAPTPGSGSSEWTTLLRFDSEGNLDRWRHSPERSALLEEAREVIQKTEATRLKSPFPGWTPIDPNTGASPPRWKTGLLVLVGLYPLVMINLRYVRPLFGSLDSTLVTLMLNILTVAATTYVTMPFLVGRFSWWLMLDRTEGDPRKSMTNTTWRGLGIIVGILLVEASIFWISHV encoded by the coding sequence ATGAACGACTCGCACGCCACGCTGATCTGCACCCTCTCTGCCCGCACAGGTACCGGCATCAACCGGGCGGTGTCATCGTGGCAGATCCGGTTTCATACGAAGGTGATCCGATTTGAAGGTTTCATGAGCGCGGACCTTCTGCCTCCTCCTCATGCCAGCAGCCGGGATTGGAAACTCATCGTCCGCTTCCGCACCCCAGAGCAACTCGACCAGTGGATGCACTCTGCGGAGCGAAGCTGGCTCATTGCTGAGGCAGAAGAATTGCTGGCGGATGGTGCGGTCTTCTCAGAAACTCTTCCCGACAAAGAGGAAACATCGCATCCAGGAGGCGTCACCGAGATCATTCGCTCCCAGATCCGCCCCGGCATGGAGGAAGCCTACCGCCTCTGGACCCGGCGCACCCAGGAGGCACAAGCGCGGTTCGAGGGGTTTCGCGGCGTGCACATCATCGCCCCCACCCCAGGCAGCGGCTCCTCCGAGTGGACCACCCTCCTGCGCTTCGACTCAGAGGGCAACCTGGATCGCTGGCGTCACTCCCCCGAGCGCTCGGCCCTCCTGGAAGAAGCACGCGAAGTCATTCAAAAGACGGAAGCCACCCGCCTCAAGTCCCCCTTCCCCGGCTGGACTCCCATTGATCCAAACACCGGAGCCTCTCCGCCCCGCTGGAAGACCGGCCTGCTCGTTCTCGTCGGCCTCTATCCCCTGGTGATGATCAATCTCCGCTACGTGCGGCCATTGTTTGGCAGTCTGGACAGCACCCTGGTCACCCTCATGCTTAACATCCTCACGGTCGCCGCCACGACCTACGTCACCATGCCGTTTTTGGTTGGGCGCTTCAGTTGGTGGTTGATGCTCGACCGGACCGAAGGCGACCCGAGGAAATCGATGACAAATACCACCTGGCGTGGCCTGGGTATCATCGTCGGTATTTTGCTCGTGGAAGCGAGCATCTTTTGGATTTCACATGTCTAG
- the uraD gene encoding 2-oxo-4-hydroxy-4-carboxy-5-ureidoimidazoline decarboxylase — protein MPSLSELNTLPQDSFTDALAGIFEHADWVGFRAWTLRPFADVGTLHAAMCAVMHEASDGEKLTLIRAHPDLGDRLATLSPESAAEQEASGLKSLTESEHDRFQSFNASYKARFGFPFILCARLNDPQSMLRAFEARLPNDRETEIATALAEIEKIARLRLDQLFSR, from the coding sequence ATGCCTTCACTGTCGGAACTCAACACGCTTCCCCAAGACTCCTTCACAGACGCTTTGGCCGGGATCTTCGAGCACGCCGACTGGGTGGGGTTCCGAGCATGGACGCTTCGGCCGTTCGCTGATGTCGGCACCTTGCACGCGGCCATGTGCGCCGTCATGCACGAGGCATCCGACGGTGAAAAGCTCACTCTCATCCGCGCCCACCCTGACCTGGGCGACCGGCTGGCCACGCTTTCGCCCGAGTCCGCCGCAGAGCAGGAGGCCTCCGGTTTGAAATCATTGACCGAATCGGAGCACGATCGCTTTCAGTCCTTCAACGCCAGCTACAAAGCCCGCTTTGGATTCCCGTTCATCCTCTGCGCCAGGCTCAATGATCCACAGAGCATGCTCAGAGCATTTGAAGCCCGTCTCCCCAACGACCGCGAAACGGAGATTGCCACCGCACTGGCCGAGATTGAAAAGATTGCCAGACTTCGCCTGGACCAGCTATTCTCCAGGTAG
- the uraH gene encoding hydroxyisourate hydrolase has translation MPGRISTHVLDTYHGKPAAGMLVELHRLTGEYRERLFTARTNADGRLDESMVDAEEITTGVYELLFHTGDYFKDSGVAVAHPPFLDLVPVRFGVESPPAAYHVPLLVGPWSYSTYRGS, from the coding sequence ATGCCCGGCCGCATTTCCACACACGTCCTGGATACCTATCACGGCAAGCCTGCCGCCGGCATGCTGGTGGAACTGCACCGCCTGACCGGAGAGTACCGGGAGCGTCTGTTCACTGCCCGCACGAACGCCGACGGTCGCCTGGACGAGAGCATGGTGGATGCCGAGGAAATCACCACCGGGGTGTACGAGCTGCTCTTTCACACCGGAGATTATTTCAAAGACTCTGGCGTGGCCGTCGCCCACCCTCCTTTTCTGGATCTGGTGCCCGTGCGATTTGGCGTGGAGAGCCCACCAGCAGCTTATCACGTGCCCTTGCTGGTAGGGCCGTGGTCCTACAGCACCTACCGCGGGAGCTGA